A single window of Sphaerodactylus townsendi isolate TG3544 linkage group LG03, MPM_Stown_v2.3, whole genome shotgun sequence DNA harbors:
- the LOC125430186 gene encoding olfactory receptor 2G3-like has protein sequence MENTDAETEFILLGMAEHPRLEMLLFAVILICYTMTLLGNTTIIVLSCLDPSLHTPMYFFLSNLSFLDLCFTTSLGPQMLVNFWRTKKTVTYAACMGQLYISLALGSTECILLAVMAYDRYAAVCQPLRYTAIMRQSLCFKMAAVSWASGFGNSLVQSVLTLELPLCGQNQVDHFFCEIPAFLKLACVDTSVNEAVLFSAVVVFLLAPLSLIIVSYGYITVAVVRIHTVESSRKAFNTCASHLTVVSLFYGTAIFNYSLSNGSRDQAKIISLFYTYVTTMLNPLIYTLRNKEVLKALRKKINRNATI, from the exons atggagaacactgatgcagaga CAGAATTCATCTTGCTGGGAATGGCTGAACATCCACGCCTGGAGATGTTGCTTTTTGCAGTCATATTGATCTGCTACACAATGACCCTCCTAGGCAACACGACCATCATTGTGTTGTCTTGCCTAGACCCCAGCCTCCacaccccaatgtattttttcctcAGCAACCTCTCCTTCCTTGACCTCTGTTTCACAACCAGTCTTGGACCCCAGATGTTGGTGAATTTTTGGAGAACAAAGAAGACTGTCACCTATGCTGCATGTATGGGACAGCTGTACATCTCTCTTGCGTTGGGCTCTACAGAATGTATTTTGTTAGCAGTCATGGCTTATGATCGTTATGCTGCTGTCTGCCAACCTCTGCGCTACACTGCCATTATGAGACAATCCCTatgtttcaaaatggctgctgtttccTGGGCAAGCGGATTTGGTAACTCATTGGTGCAGTCAGTGTTGACTCTTGAACTTCCATTGTGTGGACAAAACCAGGTGGATCATTTTTTCTGTGAAATACCAGCTTTTCTCAAACTGGCCTGTGTTGATACTTCAGTGAATGAAGCTGTGCTGTTTTCTGCTGTTGTAGTCTTCCTTCTAGCTCCACTGAGCCTCATCATAGTATCTTATGGTTACATTACAGTTGCAGTGGTGAGAATCCACACTGTTGAAAGCAGCCGCAAGGCTTTCAATACCTGTGCCTCCCATCTCACTGTGGTTTCACTCTTCTATGGAACAGCCATTTTCAATTATTCCCTATCTAATGGCTCCCGTGACCAAGCCAAGATAATATCCTTGTTCTATACATATGTAACTACTATGCTTAACCCATTAATCTATACACTGAGGAACAAAGAGGTGCTCAAAGctctaagaaaaaaaattaacaggaaTGCAACAATTTAG
- the LOC125427709 gene encoding olfactory receptor 2G3-like gives MNNDVSWKLHNQSYPGAFILLGMADHPHLELLLFAVVLICYVMTLLGNTVIIIMSCLDARLKTPMYFFLNNLSFLDLCSTTSLGPQMLVNFWTKRKTISSAACAVQLYVSLGLGSTECVLLAAMAYDRYAAVCQPLRYTIIMSHSICFKMAAVSWVSGFGNSLVQSAMTLSLPFCGHNKIDHFFCEVPALLRLSCVDTSVNEAELLGSSVVILLIPLILIIISYCYITTAILRIHSVEGRHKSFNTCASHFTVVSLFYGSGIFSYLQPPSNYSRDQGKMMSLFYTMVAPVLNPLIYTLRNREFHRAVKRVLCREPAA, from the exons ATGAACAATGATGTATCATGGAAACTTCATAACCAAAGCTACCCAGGAGCATTCATCTTATTGGGAATGGCTGATCACCCTCACTTGGAGCTGTTGCTCTTTGCAGTTGTCCTGATCTGCTATGTAATGACCTTGCTTGGAAACACAGTCATCATTATAATGTCATGCCTGGATGCCCGTCTCAAAAcccccatgtatttcttcctcaACAACCTCTCCTTTCTTGACCTCTGTAGCACAACCAGTCTTGGTCCCCAGATGCTGGTGAATTTCTGGACAAAAAGGAAGACCATCAGCT CAGCTGCCTGTGCAGTCCAGTTGTACGTCTCTCTTGGTCTGGGCTCAACAGAGTGTGTTCTTTTGGCCGCCATGGCTTATGACCGCTATGCAGCGGTCTGCCAGCCTCTGCGCTACACCATCATCATGAGCCATTCCATAtgttttaaaatggctgctgtctcctGGGTGAGCGGCTTCGGCAACTCACTAGTGCAGTCCGCAATGACTCTGAGTCTCCCGTTTTGTGGACACAACAAAATTGATCATTTTTTCTGTGAAGTACCAGCACTGCTCAGACTGTCCTGTGTGGACACTTCCGTCAATGAGGCTGAGCTCTTAGGTTCTAGTGTGGTCATCCTCCTTATCCCTTTGATCCTCATCATAATATCATATTGCTACATCACAACAGCTATACTGAGGATCCACTCAGTGGAAGGCAGGCACAAATCTTTCAACACCTGTGCTTCCCACTTCACTGTGGTATCTCTCTTCTATGGCTCAGGCATTTTTAGTTATCTCCAGCCCCCTTCTAACTACTCCCGTGACCAAGGCAAGATGATGTCTCTGTTCTATACCATGGTGGCTCCAGTGCTTAATCCTTTAATTTACACACTGAGGAACAGGGAATTCCACAGAGCTGTAAAAAGAGTACTGTGTAGGGAACCAGCAGCTTAA
- the LOC125427710 gene encoding putative olfactory receptor 2B8: MINDVSWKHRNESYPAEFILLGMANHPHLELLLSAVVLIGYVMTLLGNTTIVVVSCLDPHLQTPMYFFLSNLSFLDLCYTTSLGPQMLVNFWTKRKTISYVACAVQLYVSLGLGSTECVLLAAMAYDRYAAYPGPAPKLHHTIMSHSVMFQNGWFLLGGWLPANSLVQSAMTLSLPLCGHNKIDHFFCEVPTLLRLSCVDTSVNEAELLGASVVILLIPLSLIIISYFYITRNILRIRSVEGRRKAFNTCASHVTVVSLFYGSAIFSYVQPPSNYSRDQGKMMSLFYTMVAPMLNPLIYTLRNKEFHRAVKRVMGREPRS; the protein is encoded by the coding sequence ATGATCAATGATGTATCATGGAAACACCGTAACGAAAGCTACCCAGCAGAATTCATCTTACTGGGAATGGCTAATCACCCTCACTTGGAGCTGTTGCTCTCTGCAGTAGTCTTGATTGGTTATGTAATGACCTTGCTTGGAAACACAACCATCGTTGTTGTGTCATGCCTAGATCCCCATCTCCAAAcccccatgtatttcttcctcaGTAACCTTTCCTTTCTTGACCTCTGTTACACAACCAGTCTTGGTCCCCAAATGCTGGTGAATTTCTGGACAAAAAGAAAGACCATCAGCTATGTCGCCTGTGCAGTCCAGTTGTACGTCTCTCTTGGTCTGGGCTCAACAGAGTGTGTTCTTTTGGCAGCCATGGCTTATGACCGCTATGCAGCATATCCTGGGCCAGCCCCTAAGCTACACCACACCATCATGAGCCATTCCGTGATGTTCCAAAATGGCTGGTTTCTCCTGGGTGGTTGGCTTCCAGCCAACTCACTAGTGCAGTCCGCAATGACTCTGAGTCTCCCATTGTGTGGACACAACAAAATTGATCATTTTTTCTGTGAAGTACCGACACTGCTCAGACTGTCCTGTGTGGACACATCTGTCAATGAGGCTGAGCTCTTGGGTGCTAGTGTGGTCATCCTCCTTATCCCTCTGAGCCTCATCATAATATCGTATTTCTACATCACAAGAAATATACTGAGGATCCGCTCAGTTGAAGGCAGGCGTAAGGCTTTCAACACCTGTGCTTCCCATGTCACTGTGGTGTCTCTCTTCTATGGCTCAGCCATTTTTAGTTATGTCCAGCCCCCTTCTAACTACTCCCGTGACCAAGGCAAGATGATGTCTCTGTTCTATACCATGGTGGCTCCAATGCTTAATCCTTTAATCTACACACTGAGGAACAAGGAATTCCACAGAGCTGTGAAAAGAGTAATGGGTAGGGAACCAAGATCTTAG